The DNA region GCATAATGATAAGCTGGCAGTATGCTTTGATACTTGTCATGTTCATGATGCAGGATATGATATAGTTAATAATTTTGATGAAGTAATAAATGAGTTCGACAGAATTGTTGGTTTGGACTGGTTAAAGGTATTTCATATTAATGGATCTTTAAATCCTAGAGGTGCGAGGAAAGATAGGCATGCTAATATTGGAGCTGGCGATGATAATCCAAAAGGAAGAGATCATATTGGGTTCGATGCTATTCACTATATTGTTCATCATGAAACAGTAAAAGGAAAGCCTTGTATTTTAGAGACTCCTTGGCTTGATAAAACCACTAATCTATATAAAGAAGAAATTCGAAAATTAAGATAAACAATTCATTGAAGTTTGTCTACTCATATTAAGACCTTGAGGGCTTATAGTCAACTTAATTGTTAATTAATGTATCTAAAATAAACTAAGACTCAGTTCAGAAGGAATAAAACTCATTCTGAACTGAGTCTTAGTTTATATAAAGCTTAAAATAAATGAAACCAATATTAATGGTATAGCAAACTTGTAGAATAAAGCATTGGAAATTTGTCTTTTATATTTTTCTACAAAAAAATCATAGAATTTCTTTGGTCCATTATTATTATTATTTAACTCCTCATCAGTAAGATTTAACTCTGTAAGTTTTTTATAATTTCTACGATATTTATTATAACTTAAGGTTTTAAAAAATCCTATATTACGAACATGAATAGAAAGGGCAATAAAAAGATATATAAAGCCTATAATAAAAAAAGCATTAGAAAGTTTAAAAATAAAAGATTGATTACTACTAAAACAAATTATAAAAATTGTAGATATGGTTGTTATGATAGTTAATAGTATCATAGAAATTTCTCCTTAAAATTATAATTATTAAGTAATTAAATATTAAGTACTTTAATAAGTATATAACAAACTAATAGAGCAGTAAACAACAAAGACAAATATTGTAAATATCTATTTAAATTAATATATTTATTAAATAAATTTAATTCGTAAAATAAAAATACTACAATACTTTATAGAATATTCTAAATAACATAATTTGACAAAAAAACGTCAAAACCAGACGAAATTTAGAATAATTAGAAAATTTATAATAAATTGACCTTTGTGACAAAAACAATACCATTAATAATGGCATTATTGGAAATATATTATATTAATATCATATATTTCTTATAAATAAAAAGGGGAGAGTGTTACTATGAAAAAATTTAAAAATGTATTGGTAATTACACTTATAATGACAATGGTAATGTCATTATTTATTGGTTGTGGTAAACCGGCTGACGTTGGAACAACTGATCCAGCAAATGAGGAAGTTACCCAACCTACAGGACCAAAGATATTAAGACTTGCAGGAATGTCTGCTGAAAGTTTCAACCCGCAAGTAGGTAATAGTAGTGAAACAACCGTATTAATGGGCTATATATACAGTACATTGTTAGATTTGATTGTAGATGAAACCGGAGAGAGCGTAGAGTTTGTTCCAGATCATGCTAAGGAGCTGCCAACAACAGAGGATAATATAGTATGGACATTTAAATTAAAAGAAAATATTAAATGGACAGACGGTACTCCAATTAACGCACATGATTATGAATATTCATGGAAAATGCTATTAGATCCAAAGCTAGCTAACTATGCATCCTTTTTATTATTTGATAATATTCCTATTGTAAATGCTAGAAATTATTTTACAGGTGAGGCAAATTGGGAAGATGTTGGAATTAAAGTAATTGATGATTATACATTGGAAATAACATTAGAAACTGCAATGCCTGAAGTTGATGTTTATCTTACATTTACAAGCCGTGCTACAGCACCAGTACACAAGGAATTATATGAGGCTGGTATGAATGCAGATAGAACTGAGACTACATATGGTACTACTTTAGCTAGTACACCTTCAAACGGAACATACAGATTAACTGAATGGGTAAGGGATCAATTTAGAGCCTTCGATAAAAATGAAGACAGTATTATGGCAGATATTTTTGTACCAGATAGAATAGAGAGTAGAGTTGTTACAGAAAGTTCAACTAGATTACAACTATTTGAAAATGGAGAAATAGATGCGGTATCAGTAAGTGGAGAAGACTATGATAGATATGCTGAAGATCCTAGATTAGTATATAACGAAAGAAATAGTGTTTGGGGATTCTATGTAAATGCTGGTTCTAAAACCAATCCGATTTTGGGCAATAATGACTTTAGAAAAGCTTTATACTATGCTACTAATAGAGATGCAATGTCAAAGGGTATCTTTAGAACATTTGCATCTGCACCTTATTTTATTTCTACTATTTGCCTAGTTGGAGATCCTGATAGTGGCCAAAAATACCGTGATACATCAGAGGCGAAGGGGATTATGCCACAAAACTATGGATATGATATTGAATTAGCTAAAGAATACTTTGATAAGGCATATGAATCAAACGGTAATAAAAAGATTACAGTTGAGATCACATATTTTGATGGACAAGAAACAATGAAACGATTAGCAGAAGTAGCAGAAGAAGAATATGAAAAAGTATTTGGTACAGATAAGTTAGATATTGTATTAAGAGCAATGCCGCCAAATGCTGCTTACGAGACTTACTATGAAGGCAACTTTGATTTAGGAATAGGTGCAAGAAGTCAAAATCCATTTAATCCTTGGTCAAGTATGAAAGTATGGACCTCGGATTTCCCAGAAAAAGCTGAAAGCTTCTATAACAAAGACTTTGATAAACTATATGAAAGAACAACAGTAGGAGATCTACTATTAGATCCTGCAGGCAGAACAAAAGCATTAGCAGAGATGGAAAATATGTTAATAGATGAAATTCCTATGATTCCAATTTTTCAAAATAATAATGCTATTCTATATCAAGAGAGAATTCATTTGAAAACTAAGGGTAAATTCCTCCCAGTAGTAGAATTTGGAATATTACAGTCTGAGATTGTAGATTAATACTTAGTATATTAATTTTAACAAATTAATAAGGATGGAATGCTTACTGTTATAGGTGAGCATTCCATTATAAATAACAGTGACCGGCAATCTATCTAAAATCACAATCGTAAGGCTAATTACTGAAAGGGGGACTACATCATGTTAAGATATATAGGGCAAAGGTTAGTTGC from Alkaliphilus flagellatus includes:
- a CDS encoding DUF3899 domain-containing protein, whose amino-acid sequence is MILLTIITTISTIFIICFSSNQSFIFKLSNAFFIIGFIYLFIALSIHVRNIGFFKTLSYNKYRRNYKKLTELNLTDEELNNNNNGPKKFYDFFVEKYKRQISNALFYKFAIPLILVSFILSFI
- a CDS encoding peptide ABC transporter substrate-binding protein — its product is MKKFKNVLVITLIMTMVMSLFIGCGKPADVGTTDPANEEVTQPTGPKILRLAGMSAESFNPQVGNSSETTVLMGYIYSTLLDLIVDETGESVEFVPDHAKELPTTEDNIVWTFKLKENIKWTDGTPINAHDYEYSWKMLLDPKLANYASFLLFDNIPIVNARNYFTGEANWEDVGIKVIDDYTLEITLETAMPEVDVYLTFTSRATAPVHKELYEAGMNADRTETTYGTTLASTPSNGTYRLTEWVRDQFRAFDKNEDSIMADIFVPDRIESRVVTESSTRLQLFENGEIDAVSVSGEDYDRYAEDPRLVYNERNSVWGFYVNAGSKTNPILGNNDFRKALYYATNRDAMSKGIFRTFASAPYFISTICLVGDPDSGQKYRDTSEAKGIMPQNYGYDIELAKEYFDKAYESNGNKKITVEITYFDGQETMKRLAEVAEEEYEKVFGTDKLDIVLRAMPPNAAYETYYEGNFDLGIGARSQNPFNPWSSMKVWTSDFPEKAESFYNKDFDKLYERTTVGDLLLDPAGRTKALAEMENMLIDEIPMIPIFQNNNAILYQERIHLKTKGKFLPVVEFGILQSEIVD